The Sus scrofa isolate TJ Tabasco breed Duroc unplaced genomic scaffold, Sscrofa11.1 Contig874, whole genome shotgun sequence genome has a window encoding:
- the LOC100623139 gene encoding olfactory receptor 5AN1-like yields the protein MTGGENTTNITAFVLLGFSDFPHIRAALFVVFLVIYILTLTWNLCLIVLIRMDSHLHIPMYFFLSNLSFIDICYVSSTAPKMLYDFFQAKPTITVVGCAIQYVVFSTMGLSECGLMTVMAYDRYAAICNPLLYSSIMSPSLCGRMVLGSYMAGLSATLSQVCAVLQLHFCGPNVIHHFFCDMPLMLGLSCSDTFFVRVLTAVFTVIFGIINALVIMMSYVYIVISIMKITSAKGWSKAFNTCASHLTAVTLFYTSGIFVNLNSSSGGSSGLDRFAAVFYTLVIPMLNPLIYSLRNKDIKDALKRLKKRKECC from the coding sequence ATGACCGGGGGAGAAAATACTACGAATATCACTGCTTTTGTCCTCTTGGGATTCTCAGATTTTCCCCACATCAGAGCAGCCCTCTTTGTGGTGTTCCTggtgatatatattttgactctGACTTGGAATCTGTGTCTCATTGTCCTGATAAGGATGGATTCCCACCTCCACatacccatgtacttcttcctcagtaatCTGTCCTTTATAGACATCTGCTATGTGAGCTCTACAGCCCCCAAGATGCTCTACGACTTCTTCCAGGCAAAGCCAACTATCACCGTTGTGGGTTGTGCCATTCAATACGTTGTGTTTTCAACCATGGGACTGAGCGAGTGTGGTCTCATGACagtcatggcttatgaccgctatgcTGCCATTTGTAACCCACTCCTCTATTCATCCATCATGTCACCCTCTCTCTGTGGTCGGATGGTGCTGGGGTCCTATATGGCTGGACTCTCGGCTACTCTGTCCCAAGTGTGTGCCGTGCTTCAGCTCCACTTCTGTGGGCCTAATGTCAtccaccacttcttctgtgacatgcCCTTGATGTTAGGTCTTTCCTGCTCTGACACATTCTTTGTTCGAGTCTTGACTGCTGTATTTACAGTAATCTTTGGGATAATAAATGCCCTGGTTATCATGATGTCCTATGTCTACATTGTCATCTCCATCATGAAGATCACTTCCGCAAAAGGCTGGTCCAAGGCTTTCaacacctgtgcttctcacttgACAGCAGTTACCCTCTTCTACACCTCAGGTATCTTTGTCaatttgaattccagctctggtGGGTCCTCTGGCCTTGACAGATTTGCTGCAGTGTTCTACACTCTGGTGattcccatgctgaaccctttgatatacagtctgaggaacaaagacatcaaagatgcctTGAAGCgactgaaaaagaggaaagagtgttGCTGA